From Paenibacillus graminis:
CGATCCGACACGCATTCTGGTCGCGATCGTTCTTACGGAAAACACAAGTTTTTCGACGCTTACGACATGCAAATCGAGCGTCAGTATTTTGTGATCCGGCTTCGGGACAACACGACCTTTCATGATCCCGTTCCTAGAATACGTAAGAAACCGTTCACGGGAAGCATTGAACAAGATCTGACCTGCCAGCTTGGAAAAAACAAGGCCCTTTCCGAGCGACGTTTCGAGTGGTGATCTTGCGAGATCCGAAAGGCAACCCCGTCATCTTAGCAACGAATTTGCACTGGCATTCGCCTGAGAAAATCGCGGAGATTTATCGAAAACGTTGGCAGATCGAAGTATTTTTTCGCTGGATTAAGCAACAACTGAATGTTCCAAGATTATTTGGGACCACGCCAAATGCGGTATATGGACAGCTCTATACGGCTTTATTGGTGTACGTTCTGCTCAAATATCTGTTTGACCAAGGGAATGCTTCGGTCCATAGCACCGCAAAACTAACATTCGCCGAATTCGATCGGTTATTTCGCCTACAATCTTTGCCGCTCGAATGGAGGGTGTTCCTATCCTGTAACTTAAATTTCCTAAATATAGGTTAATCAACAGTCGTATCCTTTTTCCAACTAACGCTTGCGGGGAGCGGGATAAGCGAGAATTAAGTTCACTTTTTCCAATAAGGTTTGCTATGGAGGATAGCTGGTTGCCAGCTTCACTTACAGTTTGCTCCAGTTCGCTAGAATTACAACAGTTCGCTACGGTTCACTCTACACCCTAGAATTACAACAGTTCGCTACGGTTCACTCTAGCACCCTAGAATTACAACAGTTCGCTACGGTTCACTCTAGTGCTCTAGAATTACAACAGTTCGCTACGATTCACTCTAGTGCTCTAGAATTACAACAGTTTGCAACGGTTGGCTCCAGTTCGCTAGAATTACAACAGTTCCCTACAGTTCGCTACAGTGCTCTAGAGTTTCAACAATTCCCATAAATTACCTGTAATTCCCAGGCGTTCAGAGTATTATTAAGCTAGGTGCTGCTGGAGAGGCTGGCGATAGAGAACGGATTTAGTGTGTGGGTGGAGATTACCGTCCTTCGGCCGAACCTTCCCCATCCGCTGCAAAGAGAATGGACGCTATTTTGGATTGTGTAGAGGTTCCACTGTATAATAGCTGTCATAACCAGACTGTTGGCGCATACTTTCGGATAACCATAGCAGGCTATGCGGCAGCAGTTTTCACGAAATGGATACCTGTACGATGTTTCGATTGAGGCAACATGGTAAGTATATATAGTAGGTATAATAAGGTAATCCAATCTAATGGTTAAGGGAGACTTTGTTCATGAACACCAATATATCCGGTACTATCGCACTCAAGGACGGAACTGCTGTGACAAAAATGGGCCAGGGAACCTGGAACATGGGCGACAGCACAGCCACGCGTGATGAGGAAATAGCTGCTCTCAGGCTGGGGGTGGAGCTGGGCATGAATCTCATTGATACCGCCGAAATGTATGGGGACGGCCGTTCCGAAGAAATGGTGGGTGAAGCCATCCGGGGCATCCGGGATCAGGTTTTTCTCGTCTCCAAGGTGCACCCGGATAATGCCGGTCTGGACCGGATTACCCGCAGCTGTGAAGAAAGTCTGAAGCGTCTGGGAACGGATCATCTGGACTTGTACCTCCTGCACTGGCGGGGGAAAATCCCGCTGGAAGAGACGGTTAAGGGAATGGAACAGCTCGTAGCCTCCGGTAAAATCGCCCGCTGGGGCGTATCCAACCTCGATACCGGGGATATGAAGGAGCTGCTGCGCATTCCTGGCGGAGACCGCTGTGCTGTAAATCAGGTCCTCTATCATCTCGGCTCACGGGGCATTGAGCATGAGCTGCTGCCATGGCAGCGTACCCACAAGATCCCTGTAATGGCTTACTCGCCGCTGGCCCAGGCAGGCACGCTCCGCAAAGGGTTGGCGGAGAATGAGACCGTACAGGAGATAGCACAGAAACATGGGGCAACCCCGTTGCAGATCATGCTGGCCTGGAGCATCCGGGAAGATGATGTAATTGCCATCCCCAAAGCATCGAGCCGCGAGCATGTCACCGAAAACGCCGCAGCCGCGAAGATCCGGCTGAGCGAAGAGGAATGCTGGAAGCTTGATGATGCTTTTCCG
This genomic window contains:
- a CDS encoding transposase — its product is MILRDPKGNPVILATNLHWHSPEKIAEIYRKRWQIEVFFRWIKQQLNVPRLFGTTPNAVYGQLYTALLVYVLLKYLFDQGNASVHSTAKLTFAEFDRLFRLQSLPLEWRVFLSCNLNFLNIG
- a CDS encoding aldo/keto reductase yields the protein MNTNISGTIALKDGTAVTKMGQGTWNMGDSTATRDEEIAALRLGVELGMNLIDTAEMYGDGRSEEMVGEAIRGIRDQVFLVSKVHPDNAGLDRITRSCEESLKRLGTDHLDLYLLHWRGKIPLEETVKGMEQLVASGKIARWGVSNLDTGDMKELLRIPGGDRCAVNQVLYHLGSRGIEHELLPWQRTHKIPVMAYSPLAQAGTLRKGLAENETVQEIAQKHGATPLQIMLAWSIREDDVIAIPKASSREHVTENAAAAKIRLSEEECWKLDDAFPQPAWKVPLDMI